Proteins from one Desmodus rotundus isolate HL8 chromosome 9, HLdesRot8A.1, whole genome shotgun sequence genomic window:
- the COMP gene encoding cartilage oligomeric matrix protein isoform X1 has protein sequence MVLSAACVLLLSLGVLGASGQGQIRLAPPVGTGADLGPQMLRELQETNAALRDVRELLRQQVKEITFLKNTVMECDACGMQQVKNPGVSVRPLPQCAPGYCFSGVACTETASGASCGPCPPGFTGNGTHCTDINECNAHPCFPRVRCINTSPGFRCEACPPGFSGSTHEGVGLAFAKTNKQVCTDINECETGQHNCVPNSVCVNTRGSFQCGQCQPGFVGDQASGCRPRAQRFCPDGTPSTCHEKADCILERDGSRSCVCAIGWAGNGLLCGRDTDLDGFPDEKQRCSERQCRKDNCVTVPNSGQEDVDRDGIGDACDPDADGDGVLNEEDNCPLVRNPDQRNSDSDKWGDACDNCRTQRNEDQKDTDQDGRGDACDDDIDGDGIKNVADNCPRVPNSDQKDSDGDGVGDVCDNCPQKNNPDQGDVDHDFVGDACDSDQDQDGDGHQDSRDNCPTVPNSSQQDSDRDGQGDACDDDDDNDGVPDSRDNCRLVPNTGQADSDRDGVGDACQGDFDADKVVDKIDVCPENAEVTLTDFRAFQTVVLDPEGDAQIDPNWVVLNQGMEIVQTMNSDPGLAVGYTAFNGVDFEGTFHVNTATDDDYAGFIFGYQDSSSFYVVMWKQMEQTYWQANPFRAVAEPGIQLKAVKSSTGPGEHLRNALWHTGDTASQVRLLWKDPRNVGWKDKTSYRWFLQHRPQVGYIRVRFYEGPELVADSNVVLDTTMRGGRLGVFCFSQENIIWANLRYRCNDTIPEDYEIQQLLQA, from the exons ATGGTTCTCTCAGCTGCCTGCGTTCTCCTGCTCTCCCTGGGCGTCCTTGGCGCGTCGGGCCAAGGCCAGATACGGTTAG CGCCCCCTGTTGGCACAGGTGCAGACCTGGGCCCCCAGATGCTGCGCGAGCTGCAGGAGACCAACGCGGCGCTGCGGGACGTGCGGGAGCTGCTGCGGCAGCAG GTCAAGGAGATCACGTTCCTGAAAAACACGGTGATGGAGTGTGACGCGTGCG GGATGCAGCAGGTGAAAAACCCCGGCGTGAGCGTGCGGCCCCTACCCCAGTGCGCACCTGGCTACTGCTTCTCCGGCGTGGCCTGCACCGAAACAGCGAGCGGCGCGAGCTGCGGACCCTGCCCGCCGGGCTTCACAGGCAACGGCACGCACTGCACGGACATCAACGAG TGTAACGCCCATCCCTGCTTCCCCCGGGTCCGCTGCATCAACACCAGCCCCGGCTTCCGCTGCGAGGCGTGTCCGCCGGGGTTCAGCGGCTCCACCCACGAGGGCGTGGGGCTAGCCTTCGCCAAGACCAATAAGCAG gtTTGCACGGACATTAATGAGTGCGAGACCGGGCAGCATAACTGCGTCCCCAACTCCGTGTGCGTCAACACCCGG GGCTCCTTCCAGTGCGGCCAGTGCCAGCCCGGCTTCGTGGGCGACCAAGCTTCAGGCTGCCGTCCGCGCGCTCAGCGCTTCTGCCCGGACGGCACGCCCAGCACATGCCACGAGAAGGCCGACTGCATCCTGGAGCGCGACGGCTCGCGGTCGTGTGTG TGTGCCATCGGCTGGGCTGGCAACGGGCTTCTCTGTGGCCGAGACACGGACCTTGACGGCTTCCCTGACGAGAAGCAGCGCTGCTCAGAGCGCCAGTGCCGCAAG GACAACTGCGTGACTGTGCCCAACTCAGGGCAGGAGGACGTAGATCGCGACGGCATCGGAGACGCCTGTGACCCAGATGCCGATGGTGACGGGGTCCTCAACGAGGAG GACAACTGCCCGCTGGTACGAAACCCAGACCAGCGCAATTCGGACAGCGACAAGTGGGGAGATGCGTGCGACAACTGCAGAACCCAAAGGAACGAAGACCAGAAGGACACAGACCAGGATGGCCGAGGGGACGCCTGCGACGACGACATCGACGGTGACG GGATCAAAAATGTGGCGGACAACTGCCCCAGGGTGCCCAACTCAGACCAGAAGGACAGTGATGGTGACGGTGTAGGAGATGTCTGTGATAACTGTCCCCAGAAGAACAACCCAGACCAG GGGGATGTGGACCACGACTTTGTGGGAGATGCTTGTGACAGCGACCAAGACCA GGATGGGGATGGGCACCAGGACTCCCGGGACAACTGCCCCACAGTGCCCAACAGCTCCCAGCAGGACTCAGACCGTGATGGACAGGGTGACGCCTGTGATGACGACGATGACAATGATGGGGTCCCTGACAGTCGGGACAACTGCCGCCTGGTGCCCAACACAGGCCAGGCAGACTCAGATC GGGATGGCGTAGGTGATGCGTGCCAGGGCGACTTCGACGCTGACAAGGTGGTGGACAAGATTGATGTGTGTCCAGAGAACGCCGAGGTCACCCTCACCGATTTTCGAGCCTTCCAGACCGTGGTGCTGGACCCGGAGGGTGATGCACAAATAGACCCCAACTGGGTAGTGCTCAACCAG GGGATGGAGATCGTGCAGACGATGAACAGTGACCCTGGCCTGGCTGTGG GTTACACGGCTTTCAACGGTGTGGACTTTGAAGGCACATTCCATGTGAACACTGCCACAGACGATGACTACGCTGGCTTCATTTTTGGCTACCAGGACAGCTCAAGCTTCTATGTGGTCATGTGGAAGCAGATGGAGCAGACGTACTGGCAGGCTAACCCCTTCCGCGCCGTGGCTGAACCTGGCATCCAGCTCAAG GCTGTGAAGTCCTCAACGGGTCCTGGGGAGCACCTCCGGAATGCACTGTGGCACACGGGGGACACAGCATCACAGGTGCGGCTGCTCTGGAAGGACCCCCGCAATGTGGGCTGGAAGGACAAGACATCCTACCGCTGGTTCCTGCAGCACCGGCCCCAAGTGGGCTACATCAG AGTACGGTTCTATGAGGGCCCTGAGCTGGTGGCTGACAGCAACGTGGTCTTGGACACGACCATGCGGGGTGGCCGCCTAGGTGTCTTCTGCTTCTCCCAGGAGAACATCATCTGGGCCAACCTGCGCTACCGCTGTAATG aCACCATCCCAGAGGACTATGAGATCCAGCAGCTACTGCAAGCCTAG
- the COMP gene encoding cartilage oligomeric matrix protein isoform X2, whose amino-acid sequence MVLSAACVLLLSLGVLGASGQGQIRLGADLGPQMLRELQETNAALRDVRELLRQQVKEITFLKNTVMECDACGMQQVKNPGVSVRPLPQCAPGYCFSGVACTETASGASCGPCPPGFTGNGTHCTDINECNAHPCFPRVRCINTSPGFRCEACPPGFSGSTHEGVGLAFAKTNKQVCTDINECETGQHNCVPNSVCVNTRGSFQCGQCQPGFVGDQASGCRPRAQRFCPDGTPSTCHEKADCILERDGSRSCVCAIGWAGNGLLCGRDTDLDGFPDEKQRCSERQCRKDNCVTVPNSGQEDVDRDGIGDACDPDADGDGVLNEEDNCPLVRNPDQRNSDSDKWGDACDNCRTQRNEDQKDTDQDGRGDACDDDIDGDGIKNVADNCPRVPNSDQKDSDGDGVGDVCDNCPQKNNPDQGDVDHDFVGDACDSDQDQDGDGHQDSRDNCPTVPNSSQQDSDRDGQGDACDDDDDNDGVPDSRDNCRLVPNTGQADSDRDGVGDACQGDFDADKVVDKIDVCPENAEVTLTDFRAFQTVVLDPEGDAQIDPNWVVLNQGMEIVQTMNSDPGLAVGYTAFNGVDFEGTFHVNTATDDDYAGFIFGYQDSSSFYVVMWKQMEQTYWQANPFRAVAEPGIQLKAVKSSTGPGEHLRNALWHTGDTASQVRLLWKDPRNVGWKDKTSYRWFLQHRPQVGYIRVRFYEGPELVADSNVVLDTTMRGGRLGVFCFSQENIIWANLRYRCNDTIPEDYEIQQLLQA is encoded by the exons ATGGTTCTCTCAGCTGCCTGCGTTCTCCTGCTCTCCCTGGGCGTCCTTGGCGCGTCGGGCCAAGGCCAGATACGGTTAG GTGCAGACCTGGGCCCCCAGATGCTGCGCGAGCTGCAGGAGACCAACGCGGCGCTGCGGGACGTGCGGGAGCTGCTGCGGCAGCAG GTCAAGGAGATCACGTTCCTGAAAAACACGGTGATGGAGTGTGACGCGTGCG GGATGCAGCAGGTGAAAAACCCCGGCGTGAGCGTGCGGCCCCTACCCCAGTGCGCACCTGGCTACTGCTTCTCCGGCGTGGCCTGCACCGAAACAGCGAGCGGCGCGAGCTGCGGACCCTGCCCGCCGGGCTTCACAGGCAACGGCACGCACTGCACGGACATCAACGAG TGTAACGCCCATCCCTGCTTCCCCCGGGTCCGCTGCATCAACACCAGCCCCGGCTTCCGCTGCGAGGCGTGTCCGCCGGGGTTCAGCGGCTCCACCCACGAGGGCGTGGGGCTAGCCTTCGCCAAGACCAATAAGCAG gtTTGCACGGACATTAATGAGTGCGAGACCGGGCAGCATAACTGCGTCCCCAACTCCGTGTGCGTCAACACCCGG GGCTCCTTCCAGTGCGGCCAGTGCCAGCCCGGCTTCGTGGGCGACCAAGCTTCAGGCTGCCGTCCGCGCGCTCAGCGCTTCTGCCCGGACGGCACGCCCAGCACATGCCACGAGAAGGCCGACTGCATCCTGGAGCGCGACGGCTCGCGGTCGTGTGTG TGTGCCATCGGCTGGGCTGGCAACGGGCTTCTCTGTGGCCGAGACACGGACCTTGACGGCTTCCCTGACGAGAAGCAGCGCTGCTCAGAGCGCCAGTGCCGCAAG GACAACTGCGTGACTGTGCCCAACTCAGGGCAGGAGGACGTAGATCGCGACGGCATCGGAGACGCCTGTGACCCAGATGCCGATGGTGACGGGGTCCTCAACGAGGAG GACAACTGCCCGCTGGTACGAAACCCAGACCAGCGCAATTCGGACAGCGACAAGTGGGGAGATGCGTGCGACAACTGCAGAACCCAAAGGAACGAAGACCAGAAGGACACAGACCAGGATGGCCGAGGGGACGCCTGCGACGACGACATCGACGGTGACG GGATCAAAAATGTGGCGGACAACTGCCCCAGGGTGCCCAACTCAGACCAGAAGGACAGTGATGGTGACGGTGTAGGAGATGTCTGTGATAACTGTCCCCAGAAGAACAACCCAGACCAG GGGGATGTGGACCACGACTTTGTGGGAGATGCTTGTGACAGCGACCAAGACCA GGATGGGGATGGGCACCAGGACTCCCGGGACAACTGCCCCACAGTGCCCAACAGCTCCCAGCAGGACTCAGACCGTGATGGACAGGGTGACGCCTGTGATGACGACGATGACAATGATGGGGTCCCTGACAGTCGGGACAACTGCCGCCTGGTGCCCAACACAGGCCAGGCAGACTCAGATC GGGATGGCGTAGGTGATGCGTGCCAGGGCGACTTCGACGCTGACAAGGTGGTGGACAAGATTGATGTGTGTCCAGAGAACGCCGAGGTCACCCTCACCGATTTTCGAGCCTTCCAGACCGTGGTGCTGGACCCGGAGGGTGATGCACAAATAGACCCCAACTGGGTAGTGCTCAACCAG GGGATGGAGATCGTGCAGACGATGAACAGTGACCCTGGCCTGGCTGTGG GTTACACGGCTTTCAACGGTGTGGACTTTGAAGGCACATTCCATGTGAACACTGCCACAGACGATGACTACGCTGGCTTCATTTTTGGCTACCAGGACAGCTCAAGCTTCTATGTGGTCATGTGGAAGCAGATGGAGCAGACGTACTGGCAGGCTAACCCCTTCCGCGCCGTGGCTGAACCTGGCATCCAGCTCAAG GCTGTGAAGTCCTCAACGGGTCCTGGGGAGCACCTCCGGAATGCACTGTGGCACACGGGGGACACAGCATCACAGGTGCGGCTGCTCTGGAAGGACCCCCGCAATGTGGGCTGGAAGGACAAGACATCCTACCGCTGGTTCCTGCAGCACCGGCCCCAAGTGGGCTACATCAG AGTACGGTTCTATGAGGGCCCTGAGCTGGTGGCTGACAGCAACGTGGTCTTGGACACGACCATGCGGGGTGGCCGCCTAGGTGTCTTCTGCTTCTCCCAGGAGAACATCATCTGGGCCAACCTGCGCTACCGCTGTAATG aCACCATCCCAGAGGACTATGAGATCCAGCAGCTACTGCAAGCCTAG